One window from the genome of Penaeus monodon isolate SGIC_2016 chromosome 4, NSTDA_Pmon_1, whole genome shotgun sequence encodes:
- the LOC119572524 gene encoding uncharacterized protein LOC119572524, with the protein MEAHDRQKARGGRIVRGRTQDCHDGNPEFRVSSHRTPTLAAKQICMEILMPSEEEMSSMKEKMKECLGNEGHAHLTSHPVLASDMIPDLKHVLCFREELKGITAESRIKVSICALQDHGVLDGEELNVPKVMEMLWTKINATQNSEAREFLTEAISELPELPRQPDMLHFIEVKKSLMNSCVMNMAMNKPRRH; encoded by the exons atggaagcccatgatcgtcaaaaggCCCGCGGTGGGCGAATTGTTCGaggtcgaactcaagactgtcacgacggcaatcctgaATTtcgggtttcgagtcaccgaacgccg ACTCTTGCAGCTAAACAAATATGCATGGAGATTCTGATGCCATCCGAAGAAGAAATGAGtagcatgaaagaaaaaatgaaggaatgccTCGGAAATGAGGGCCACGCCCATCTGA CTTCACACCCTGTCTTGGCTTCTGACATGATTCCCGACCTGAAGCATGTGCTGTGCTTCCGCGAAGAACTCAAAGGTATCACGGCCGAAAGCCGGATAAAAGTGTCGATATGCGCCTTACAAGATCATGGAGTCCTG GATGGCGAGGAGCTCAACGTACCTAAGGTCATGGAAATGCTGTGGACAAAGATTAATGCAACACAAAATTCAGAAGCAAGAGAGTTCTTAACAGAAGCCATTTCCGAGCTGCCTGAGCTGCCCAGACAACCTGAC ATGTTACATTTCATCGAGGTCAAGAAGTCCCTTATGAACTCCTGCGTCATGAACATGGCTATGAACAAGCCGAGGAGGCACTAA
- the LOC119572526 gene encoding vegetative cell wall protein gp1-like, whose product MAWKIYSRVLMGAIGETYGHAPAPALARPRPSSHSPRRLPPPSTPPPPSPASPSTSSPAFPRPSPACPVLRPPSHGLAPAFPRPRPPSTPSPALARLPKHPRPPSPAFHALALLLSPRPPSTPSPALARLPTPSPLSPHLPSARLPKP is encoded by the coding sequence ATGGCGTGGAAAATATATAGCAGAGTCCTGATGGGAGCCATCGGGGAGACGTACGGGCACGCGCCcgcgcccgccctcgcccgccctcgcccttcttctcactctcctcgccGACTCCCGCCGCCCTCGACACCGCCTCCCCCTAGCCCTGCAAGCCCTTCCACGTCCTCGCCCGccttcccccgcccctcgccCGCCTGCCCCGTCCTTCGCCCACCTTCCCACGGCCTCGCCCCCGCCTTCCCACGCCCTCGCCCTCCTTCCACGCCCTCGCCCGCCCTAGCCCGACTTCCAAAGCaccctcgcccgccctcgcccgcctTCCACGCCCTCGCCCTACTTCTCTCGCCTCGCCCGCCTTCcacgccctcgcccgccctcgcccgcctCCCCACGCCCTCACCGCTCTCGCCCCACCTTCCCTCGGCCCGCCTTCCGAAGCCTTAG
- the LOC119571524 gene encoding uncharacterized protein LOC119571524, producing MEILMPSEEEMSSMKEKMKECLGNEGHAHLTSHPVLASDMIPDLKHALCIHEELKNITAESRRKVSICALQDHGVLDGEELNVPKVMEMLWTKINATQNSEAREFLTEAISELPELPRQPDMLHFIEVKKSLMHSCVMNMAMNIAEEALTRNCPGQN from the exons ATGGAGATTCTGATGCCATCCGAAGAAGAAATGAGtagcatgaaagaaaaaatgaaggaatgccTCGGAAATGAGGGCCACGCCCATCTGA CTTCACACCCTGTCTTGGCTTCTGACATGATTCCCGACCTGAAGCATGCGCTGTGCATCCACGAAGAACTCAAAAATATCACGGCCGAGAGCCGGAGAAAGGTGTCGATATGCGCCTTACAAGATCATGGAGTCCTG GATGGTGAGGAGCTCAACGTACCTAAGGTCATGGAAATGCTGTGGACAAAGATTAATGCAACACAAAATTCAGAAGCAAGAGAGTTCTTAACAGAAGCCATTTCCGAGTTGCCTGAGCTGCCCAGACAACCTGAC ATGCTACATTTCATCGAGGTCAAGAAGTCCCTCATGCACTCCTGCGTCATGAACATGGCTATGAACATAGCCGAAGAGGCACTAACAAGGAACTGTCCTGGCCAAAACTGA